The following DNA comes from Polynucleobacter necessarius.
GCCACCTTAGGGGCGCTTTGGAATATCAATAGTTTTGATCAGCCCGGAGTGGAATACGGCAAAGTACTTGCCAAACCAATTGAAAAGGCTTTGAGCAGTGGCTCACAAGATATCCAAGCCAATGACTTTATCGATGCAGTCACCGCAGCACGAATAAATTTTCTAAATAGTCAATAACCATTATTTAACTCATCACCTATCTGCCATGCAATTGTCCCCATCTATTTTTAAAGCGTATGACATTCGTGGCATCATCGATCAAACCTTAGATCCCTCGATTGCCAAATTGATTGGCCAGGCTTTTGGCACTGAGATGCGCAATCTCGGCGAGACGGAGATAGTGATTGGTCGCGATGGTCGCCTATCAGGCCCTAGCTTAATTGAGGCCTTGACTGAAGGCCTGCTATCGACCGGAATTAATGCGATTGATCTGGGCATGGTTGCCACCCCAATGGTGTACTTTGGCGCTAATCAAATGCTCAATGGTAAAAAACCAAAGTCTGGCATCATAATTACCGGTAGCCATAACCCACCCAACTACAACGGCTTCAAAATGGTTTTTGGTGGCGCTGCAATTTATGGCGATCAGATTCAGGAACTGCGCAAGCGCATAGAGGCAAAAGACTTTGCCACTGGATCCGGAACAAGAAGCACTTTCGACATCTTCCCGATGTACCTGAATCACATCGTTGGCGATCTCAAATTAACTCGCCCAATGAAGATTGCGATCGATTGCGGCAATGGTGTTGGCGGTGCATTTGCAGGTAAATTGTTCAGAGCTTTGGGTTGCGAAGTACAAGAACTCTTCTGTGAAGTGGATGGCCATTTTCCAAACCACCATCCAGATCCTGCGCATCTTGAGAATCTGCAAGATCTCATCAAGAACTTACAAACAACCGACAATGAGCTTGGCTTAGCCTTTGATGGCGATGCCGATCGCTTAGGTGTAGTTACCAACGATGGTCAAGTGATTTTCCCTGACCGCCAACTGATGCTTTTTGCTAAAGATGTACTCTCTCGGAATGCGGGCGGTCAAATTATTTATGACGTCAAATGCACTCGTAACCTTGCTGCCTGGGTAAAGCAGCACGGCGGCGAACCTCTCATGTGGAAAACAGGTCACTCACTGGTAAAAGCTAAGCTCAAAGAGACTGGCGCGCCTCTCGCTGGTGAAATGTCTGGTCATATTTTCTTTAAAGACCGCTGGTTTGGCTTTGATGATGGTTTGTATACAGGCGCTCGTTTGTTGGAGATTCTTTCTAAAGAAAAAGATCCGAATCAAACACTCAATGACTTACCAAATGCGATTTGCACCCCTGAACTACAACTGACTTGCGCTGAGGGTGAGCCTTTTGCCTTATTGGAGACCATTAAGGCCAATGCCAAGTTCCCCACTTCAGAGTCAATCAATACGATTGATGGTGTACGCGTTGAGTACAAAGATGGATTTGGTCTTGCTAGACCATCAAATACCACTCCTGTAGTGGTGATGCGCTTTGAGGCTGATAGCGATGAGGCGATTGCCCGGATTCAAGCAGAATTTAAGGCGGTATTGTTGTCGGCTAAGCCGGATGCGAAGTTGCCTTTTTAAGAATCCAACAGAGAAATCTAGTGTCAAGTAAGATTTCGTATGAATTCAACTGCCAGCACCCCTATTTCATTTGATTACCCCCAGCAAGACTCTGCTGGAGTCACATGCACTGCCCAGGCTTGGGCGAAGACCCACCCCAACTTCATAGCTCCGAGAAGGCAGCTGTGATTGCCCGCATCAAACAATTGTTGAGTGAAAAAGATGCGGCTTTAGTTGCCCACTATTACGTCGATGGCGATATTCAAAATTTGGCTTTATCTACTGGCGGCTATGTTGCCGACTCATTAGAAATGGCGCGCTTTGGCACAAATCATCCCGCCAAAAATTTGATGGTTGCTGGCGTGCGCTTCATGGGTGAAACCGCCAAGATTTTGTCTCCAGAAAAACGGGTCTTCATGCCGGACTTAGATGCAACCTGCTCTCTTGATCTAGGAATGGCTTACAAGGAATTCTGAATTGCCTTGAGAATGCTTCTGGTGAAATTGTGATTGATGAGCCTATTCGCGTAAAAGCATTAGGATGCATCGAGCGCATGTTGGATGTCACGAAACATCACCCTGACCTGCTTGCCAAAGCGCAGCATGGCTTTGTAAAAAATATTGGCGCAGCTTAATTTAGTTATTGTTTTTCTTGTTTACCTCTTCATTCTTTTTGAATGTATTTTTTGCAATTTTTATTTATAGCTAGATATTGTTTTTCATATTTGAATATAACGAAACACTCGAGCAAGCCCGCCAACGTAATATTGCAGATGCACTCATGGAAGACATTGGCACTGGCGATTGGACTGCAAAGCTAGTTCCCAGTAAACCAGTTAAAGCCCAGCTGATTGTTCGTCAAGAAGCCGTGCTTTGCGGCGTCTACTGGTTTGAAGGAACACTCAAGAAACTCGACCCCAATACGAAAGTGACCTGGCATTACCTTGAGGGTGACTTGATGAAGTCAGACACCAAGGTATGTGACATCAAGGCCGACTCTCAGGCCCTGCTTTCTGCTGAGAGTACTTGCATTCACTTCTTGCAAACACTTTCGTGGACGGCAAGCATTACTCGCCAACACGTAGATGCGATTGCTGGTGCTAGTCCCAATCCAAATGGCTGCGCAGTGCTGGATACACGCAAGACCATTCCGGGATTACGCCAGGCACAAAAATATGCAGTACTGGTTGGTGGCGGAAAAAATCAACGTTTAGCCCTATG
Coding sequences within:
- a CDS encoding quinolinate synthase NadA, with the protein product MIDEPIRVKALGCIERMLDVTKHHPDLLAKAQHGFVKNIGAA
- a CDS encoding phosphomannomutase/phosphoglucomutase; the encoded protein is MQLSPSIFKAYDIRGIIDQTLDPSIAKLIGQAFGTEMRNLGETEIVIGRDGRLSGPSLIEALTEGLLSTGINAIDLGMVATPMVYFGANQMLNGKKPKSGIIITGSHNPPNYNGFKMVFGGAAIYGDQIQELRKRIEAKDFATGSGTRSTFDIFPMYLNHIVGDLKLTRPMKIAIDCGNGVGGAFAGKLFRALGCEVQELFCEVDGHFPNHHPDPAHLENLQDLIKNLQTTDNELGLAFDGDADRLGVVTNDGQVIFPDRQLMLFAKDVLSRNAGGQIIYDVKCTRNLAAWVKQHGGEPLMWKTGHSLVKAKLKETGAPLAGEMSGHIFFKDRWFGFDDGLYTGARLLEILSKEKDPNQTLNDLPNAICTPELQLTCAEGEPFALLETIKANAKFPTSESINTIDGVRVEYKDGFGLARPSNTTPVVVMRFEADSDEAIARIQAEFKAVLLSAKPDAKLPF
- the nadC gene encoding carboxylating nicotinate-nucleotide diphosphorylase, whose product is MFEYNETLEQARQRNIADALMEDIGTGDWTAKLVPSKPVKAQLIVRQEAVLCGVYWFEGTLKKLDPNTKVTWHYLEGDLMKSDTKVCDIKADSQALLSAESTCIHFLQTLSWTASITRQHVDAIAGASPNPNGCAVLDTRKTIPGLRQAQKYAVLVGGGKNQRLALWHGILIKENHIAAAGSVTAALKNAQALNAGVDIQIEVENFAELEEALAADAKSILLDNFNTEQMKQAVAITSGRALLEASGGINLDQMRAIASTGVDRISLGKLTKDVNAVDFSMRIL